In a single window of the Melioribacteraceae bacterium genome:
- a CDS encoding PAS domain S-box protein: protein MDRSFEKSRTEISFRDMMEFAPVGILIFQKDLRIKYVNKNFFFFNGVKKIDAELAIGENLEELEIFEGIDLKEELVKLNEGESIERVLSTSKTTRGGSFSLILKGTPIIIDDEPSGGLLILEDLKSDQVRSSFSLLQSNDFQKFLLQLCDYFIICDSRGNVKFAPFFSETYSFLFEASTLMDSASKRVSLLLFKNHLDSVVQSNKLIYTQIPYLKNDEEINSTLTLIPFSESGLDVDWVIILVKDSDLSRADLELNTEKLNELSKYEKIASDIVDGLIGVNQKGKIIFWNPKAENLFGLTKSEVYGKALVKMFPQINEDRFDKIKRNLETTNVVEEKIRIGVDEEIAEYYLLKFTLFSDKDEKEYIIACTDITQSEKTQLQLIKSEEKFRNIVTNSHDYICTLNSRGKITYANPHFLKVFEYSADEVTKLNFTNLIDPYYSSNNEFSIPTILENEQKTIELPLKGKNGQPVYVLASFSEIEDPSDVSGFYNVILTDITIKKESEKDLLLIRSVFEASLDGIALLSKRKIVLINDSFVNMFGFTSVSDVIGMNILSFVAKKDIEKLTNILEKSETGEQIPTRFDFSAQGKNNTQIEIEASVTSYQIENENFTVWILRDISEEKKAEEILKLSEERYRSISENINEFIWTAVNRDGKLVVDFYTHAVKKITSYTAEQFIEDPHLWKKILHPDDSSNFIDRLKSFYSDKARTFEKFEYRILDALGNVLWIENRITLIRNLHGEIQRIFGVVSDNTLSNRAEEELKNTAAKLKELNDTKDRFISIISHDLRTPFSSILGFADILINNKEMELEKRQEYIQFIKESSKSMLSLVNSLLDWTRLQTGRIRFEPERMDIRNVISKSIQITSGAAIPKSIKLNSQLNKEIFVHADESLMLQVFNNLLSNAIKFTQNGGEVNITAHPNIEKRQIEFSVKDNGIGIKKENVDKLFKVDTKFTTAGTAGEKGSGLGLSLVAEIIHKHGGEIWVNSEYGKGTEFIFSIPVASSNILLVDDGKTDRILYSKLIKTLVANYNILEAENGQAALQIIKQNSPALVITDHKMPVMNGYDLVKQINIADLKFKPPVIVLSSDINLSIEAEYKNIGVEFIFQKPVSLATFKKAIESSLRKALYN, encoded by the coding sequence ATGGATCGCTCGTTCGAAAAAAGCCGCACCGAAATATCTTTTAGAGATATGATGGAATTTGCCCCAGTTGGGATTCTTATATTTCAAAAAGATTTGAGGATTAAATACGTTAATAAAAATTTCTTCTTTTTTAATGGTGTTAAAAAAATTGATGCCGAATTGGCAATCGGTGAAAATTTAGAAGAGCTTGAAATTTTTGAGGGGATTGATCTCAAAGAGGAATTAGTTAAGCTGAATGAAGGAGAATCAATCGAAAGAGTTTTATCTACCTCAAAAACTACTAGAGGTGGATCCTTCTCTTTAATTCTAAAAGGAACCCCAATCATTATTGATGATGAACCAAGTGGCGGATTGCTAATATTAGAAGATCTAAAATCAGATCAGGTTCGTTCTTCGTTTTCGCTTTTACAATCAAATGATTTTCAAAAATTTTTACTCCAGTTATGCGATTATTTTATTATTTGCGACTCAAGAGGTAATGTAAAATTTGCACCTTTTTTTTCGGAGACATACTCATTTCTGTTCGAAGCGAGTACATTAATGGATTCTGCCAGTAAAAGAGTGTCTTTGCTCTTATTTAAAAATCATCTTGATAGCGTGGTTCAATCAAACAAACTAATTTATACTCAAATACCATATCTAAAAAATGATGAGGAGATCAATTCCACGCTAACGCTTATTCCTTTTAGTGAATCTGGTTTGGATGTTGATTGGGTTATTATCCTTGTTAAGGATTCTGATCTTAGTCGTGCAGATTTGGAGTTAAATACTGAAAAGTTAAATGAACTCTCTAAATATGAGAAAATTGCTTCCGATATAGTTGATGGTTTAATTGGTGTAAACCAAAAAGGTAAAATTATTTTTTGGAATCCTAAAGCTGAAAATCTTTTCGGGTTAACTAAAAGTGAAGTTTATGGAAAAGCATTAGTTAAAATGTTTCCTCAAATAAATGAGGATAGATTTGATAAAATTAAAAGAAATCTTGAAACTACAAATGTTGTTGAAGAAAAAATTAGAATTGGTGTTGATGAAGAGATAGCTGAATATTATCTTCTCAAGTTTACTCTATTTTCTGATAAGGATGAAAAGGAATACATAATTGCTTGTACCGACATTACGCAATCGGAAAAAACGCAGCTGCAGTTAATTAAATCGGAAGAAAAATTTAGAAATATTGTTACAAATTCACATGACTATATTTGCACATTAAACTCGCGCGGTAAAATTACATACGCAAATCCACATTTCTTGAAAGTGTTTGAATATTCTGCAGATGAGGTTACTAAACTTAATTTTACAAATCTTATCGATCCATATTATTCGAGTAACAATGAATTTTCCATTCCCACAATATTAGAGAATGAACAGAAGACAATTGAATTACCGCTGAAGGGTAAGAATGGACAGCCGGTGTATGTGCTGGCAAGTTTTTCGGAAATTGAAGATCCTTCAGATGTTTCCGGGTTTTATAATGTTATTTTAACCGACATAACAATTAAGAAAGAATCAGAAAAAGATCTGCTCTTAATCCGTTCTGTTTTTGAGGCATCACTTGATGGAATTGCTCTTCTGAGTAAAAGAAAAATTGTACTTATCAACGATTCGTTTGTTAATATGTTTGGATTTACAAGTGTGAGTGATGTAATAGGAATGAATATCCTAAGTTTTGTTGCGAAGAAGGATATTGAAAAGCTCACCAATATTTTAGAAAAATCGGAAACCGGTGAACAGATACCAACCCGATTTGATTTTTCTGCCCAGGGTAAAAATAATACTCAAATTGAAATTGAAGCCTCCGTTACATCGTATCAAATTGAAAATGAAAATTTTACTGTATGGATTTTACGGGATATTTCGGAGGAGAAAAAGGCTGAGGAAATTCTGAAGCTTTCCGAAGAACGATACCGAAGTATTTCTGAAAATATTAACGAGTTTATTTGGACTGCGGTAAATAGAGATGGGAAATTAGTGGTTGATTTTTATACTCACGCCGTAAAAAAAATTACCAGTTATACAGCTGAACAATTTATTGAAGATCCACACTTGTGGAAAAAAATATTGCACCCGGATGATTCTTCAAATTTTATTGATAGACTCAAATCTTTTTATAGCGATAAAGCCAGAACATTCGAGAAATTTGAGTATAGGATTTTGGATGCGCTTGGAAACGTATTATGGATTGAGAACAGAATAACATTAATCAGAAATCTTCATGGAGAAATACAGAGGATTTTTGGCGTTGTTAGTGATAATACACTTTCAAACCGAGCTGAAGAAGAATTAAAAAATACAGCCGCTAAACTTAAAGAACTTAATGACACAAAGGATAGATTCATTTCAATTATCTCTCACGATTTGCGGACTCCATTTAGCTCGATACTTGGTTTCGCAGATATTTTGATTAATAATAAAGAGATGGAGTTAGAGAAAAGGCAGGAGTATATTCAATTCATTAAAGAATCTTCCAAAAGTATGCTCAGTTTGGTAAACTCATTATTGGATTGGACCCGACTCCAAACTGGAAGAATTAGATTTGAACCAGAAAGAATGGATATCAGAAATGTAATTTCAAAATCAATCCAAATTACTTCCGGAGCCGCAATTCCAAAGTCGATAAAGTTAAATTCACAATTGAACAAAGAAATTTTTGTTCATGCAGATGAAAGCTTGATGCTGCAAGTCTTCAATAATCTATTATCTAACGCAATTAAGTTTACTCAAAACGGAGGCGAAGTTAATATTACTGCCCATCCTAATATTGAAAAACGGCAAATTGAATTTTCGGTTAAGGATAATGGAATTGGAATTAAAAAGGAAAACGTTGATAAACTATTTAAAGTCGACACAAAATTTACAACAGCCGGTACAGCTGGTGAAAAAGGAAGCGGGCTGGGACTTTCATTAGTAGCAGAGATTATTCACAAGCATGGTGGCGAAATATGGGTAAATAGTGAATATGGAAAAGGAACTGAGTTTATTTTTTCAATTCCTGTTGCTTCTTCTAATATTTTGTTAGTGGATGATGGTAAAACAGATAGGATTTTATATTCAAAATTAATAAAGACTCTAGTTGCAAATTATAATATTTTGGAAGCTGAAAATGGGCAAGCGGCTCTTCAGATTATAAAACAAAATTCTCCAGCTTTAGTCATTACCGATCATAAAATGCCGGTTATGAACGGATATGATCTTGTTAAGCAGATAAATATTGCAGATCTAAAATTTAAACCGCCGGTAATTGTGCTGAGTAGTGACATAAACTTATCAATAGAAGCAGAATATAAAAACATCGGCGTTGAGTTTATTTTTCAAAAACCTGTGAGTCTTGCAACATTTAAAAAGGCAATTGAAAGTTCACTTCGTAAAGCTCTTTATAATTGA